From Estrella lausannensis, one genomic window encodes:
- the dinB gene encoding DNA polymerase IV, protein MEKRIVLHLDMDAFFASVEIHKNPALKGKPVVIGGPIEKRGVVSTCSYEARVYGVRSAMPLMTAKRLCPDAIFIPGDYALYREISDTIFTLFHQFSSQVEETSIDEGYMDITEESLHFPSPLDIGRKLKQAIWHSTGLPSSVGIGPNKMVAKIASSLKKPNALCMVTETELDTFLEPLDAAVIPGIGKVTEQEMARLGIKTIKDLKERSLQELIHEFGARGFLFYNQARGVDNRKVEGRSSPKSIGAETTFDEDLYDITLIESNLASLLEKAHRRLMKRNLKTRGMTLKIRYFDFKTIARSTNIPFYTNDLEILSTRAKTLFESTYPGYPPIRLIGITFDRLNDGWWQPNLF, encoded by the coding sequence ATGGAAAAAAGGATTGTCCTACATCTTGACATGGATGCCTTCTTCGCTTCGGTGGAAATCCATAAAAATCCGGCCCTTAAGGGAAAACCGGTGGTTATCGGAGGTCCGATCGAAAAGAGAGGAGTTGTATCCACATGCTCTTATGAAGCAAGAGTTTATGGAGTCAGATCCGCCATGCCTCTCATGACTGCCAAACGGCTCTGTCCCGATGCTATTTTCATTCCGGGCGACTACGCTCTGTACCGGGAAATCTCCGACACCATCTTCACTCTCTTCCATCAATTTTCCTCTCAAGTTGAGGAGACCAGTATCGACGAGGGATACATGGACATCACCGAAGAGTCGCTTCACTTCCCTTCTCCACTCGACATAGGCAGGAAGCTTAAACAGGCGATTTGGCACTCCACGGGTCTACCGTCCTCTGTTGGAATCGGACCGAACAAAATGGTCGCCAAAATCGCCTCCTCCCTCAAAAAGCCAAATGCCCTGTGCATGGTGACAGAAACTGAGCTGGACACATTTTTAGAGCCGCTGGACGCTGCCGTCATACCCGGCATCGGCAAAGTCACCGAACAAGAGATGGCCAGGCTGGGCATCAAGACGATCAAAGACTTGAAAGAGAGATCTTTGCAGGAGCTGATCCACGAGTTTGGCGCGCGCGGTTTCCTCTTCTACAACCAGGCACGCGGAGTGGATAACAGAAAAGTCGAAGGACGCTCATCGCCTAAGTCCATCGGTGCCGAGACCACCTTTGACGAGGACCTCTACGATATCACCCTGATCGAATCCAACTTAGCTTCCCTGCTGGAAAAGGCACACAGAAGACTCATGAAGAGGAACTTAAAAACCCGCGGGATGACGCTTAAAATTCGCTACTTCGACTTTAAGACCATCGCGCGCTCGACAAACATCCCATTCTACACCAACGATCTTGAAATCCTCTCCACCCGGGCAAAAACGCTTTTTGAAAGCACCTATCCCGGATACCCCCCCATCCGGCTGATCGGAATCACTTTCGACCGCTTAAACGACGGCTGGTGGCAACCCAACTTATTCTAA
- a CDS encoding cytidylyltransferase domain-containing protein, translating to MTPYQSHLSISAIIQARMGSTRLPGKVLKQVLGKPLLQWIIERLQRCKYLNSIVVATTTLPEDNPIEALALSESVECFRGDSEDVLSRYIGAMRRFGTDIGVRITGDCPLIDPSIVDEAIQLFLDPSSHFDYVSNCVKRTYPRGLDVEVFSFEALEQANRSANTKEEREHVTYYIVTHPTLFNMGSMEQKEDLSSLRLTVDTEEDFLLVSKIIEGLAEKHPHFGLPEIVTLLSNHPEWLAINAHIQQKKV from the coding sequence ATGACGCCATATCAAAGCCATCTTTCTATCTCTGCGATTATCCAAGCCCGGATGGGTTCTACGAGGCTGCCCGGAAAAGTTTTAAAACAAGTCTTGGGGAAACCGCTCCTGCAGTGGATCATCGAAAGACTGCAGAGGTGCAAGTACCTCAATTCGATCGTTGTCGCAACAACGACTCTTCCTGAGGATAATCCTATCGAAGCCCTTGCGCTTTCAGAGTCCGTGGAGTGTTTTCGCGGAGACTCAGAAGATGTGCTGTCCAGGTACATAGGCGCCATGCGCCGCTTTGGAACGGATATAGGAGTGCGCATCACAGGAGACTGTCCCCTGATCGACCCCTCGATTGTGGATGAGGCGATCCAGCTCTTTTTAGATCCCTCTTCCCACTTTGATTATGTATCGAACTGCGTCAAAAGAACATACCCTAGAGGTCTTGATGTCGAAGTGTTCTCCTTCGAGGCATTAGAGCAGGCCAACCGATCTGCAAATACCAAAGAGGAGAGGGAGCATGTCACCTACTACATCGTGACGCATCCCACTCTATTTAACATGGGCTCGATGGAGCAGAAAGAAGATCTTTCTTCGCTCAGGCTGACAGTCGATACCGAAGAGGATTTTCTGCTCGTGTCAAAAATCATCGAGGGACTTGCGGAAAAGCATCCCCATTTCGGTCTTCCCGAGATTGTCACCCTTTTGTCCAATCACCCTGAGTGGCTTGCCATCAACGCCCACATTCAGCAAAAAAAGGTTTAA
- a CDS encoding GNAT family N-acetyltransferase translates to MEIGFELILPVKEHAMQLLPWINDHETLKNSFHQNRRHPDEFFGEFVGRYFTSPQFPPVFILHEGKRAGYLRFNETEHIKRPGTPCLEVSICIAPEFRSKKVATGALRALDDLLRGRGVSGLLAEAKTGNDASVKAFVNAGFKEEGRHFKTVHDTGETLEVVLLFKELEQEVKQGSVYIIAEAGSNWRMGSKKRDKAMAKALIDVAKDAGANAVKFQTYRPETVYVENAGKSGYLADAGILEDVSTIFSDLAMPYEMIEDLAAYCRQSGIDFMSTPFSEKDFEEVDPWVARHKIASYENGHVHLLELAAKAKKPLILSTGASTVDEIAWAVSTFRQAGGSDITLLQCTARYPAEPVSMNLSAMAFLRARFRCPVGLSDHSRDPIIAPVMATALGGVVIEKHFTLSNHLPGPDHSFAVLPSELKEMVRSVREAEMMRGGGFKGIHQNEEELRRFARRGLQATRHIEAGEIFAEGVNFAILRPGNQTIGVHPRFIGEIEGKTAKREIEAGSGILFGDW, encoded by the coding sequence ATGGAGATAGGTTTTGAGCTGATTCTTCCTGTCAAAGAACATGCAATGCAGCTGCTTCCGTGGATAAACGACCATGAGACTCTCAAAAATTCGTTTCATCAAAACAGGCGGCATCCGGACGAGTTTTTTGGCGAGTTTGTCGGAAGATACTTCACCTCCCCGCAATTTCCTCCGGTATTCATCCTCCACGAGGGAAAGCGTGCCGGGTACCTGCGGTTTAATGAGACAGAGCACATCAAAAGACCCGGAACTCCCTGTCTTGAGGTTTCCATCTGTATAGCACCCGAGTTCAGGTCAAAAAAAGTGGCGACAGGAGCGCTGAGGGCTCTAGATGATCTTTTGCGAGGCAGGGGTGTTTCTGGGCTTTTGGCAGAGGCTAAAACAGGAAACGATGCCTCCGTGAAAGCTTTCGTCAACGCGGGCTTTAAAGAAGAGGGAAGGCATTTTAAGACAGTCCACGACACCGGAGAAACACTGGAAGTGGTTCTCCTGTTTAAGGAACTGGAACAAGAGGTAAAGCAGGGGAGTGTCTATATCATAGCGGAGGCTGGCTCGAACTGGCGGATGGGATCTAAAAAGCGTGACAAGGCGATGGCGAAAGCGCTGATCGATGTCGCCAAAGATGCCGGAGCGAACGCAGTCAAGTTCCAGACCTATCGTCCGGAGACGGTCTATGTCGAGAACGCGGGCAAATCAGGGTATCTGGCCGATGCGGGAATTTTAGAAGACGTCAGTACGATATTTTCCGATTTGGCGATGCCCTATGAAATGATTGAGGATCTTGCGGCCTACTGCAGGCAGTCCGGGATAGATTTTATGTCGACTCCTTTCTCTGAGAAGGATTTTGAAGAAGTTGATCCTTGGGTTGCCCGTCACAAGATTGCCTCGTATGAAAATGGTCATGTCCATCTCCTGGAGCTTGCAGCCAAAGCGAAAAAGCCGCTCATTCTTTCAACAGGGGCATCAACGGTCGATGAGATCGCCTGGGCCGTGTCGACTTTCAGACAAGCTGGTGGAAGTGATATCACCCTGCTTCAGTGTACCGCCAGGTATCCTGCAGAACCTGTCAGCATGAATCTTTCGGCGATGGCATTTTTGAGGGCGAGATTTCGCTGTCCGGTTGGCCTTTCCGATCATAGCCGCGATCCGATAATTGCTCCCGTCATGGCGACAGCTCTTGGCGGCGTGGTCATAGAAAAGCATTTCACCTTAAGCAACCATCTTCCTGGGCCGGACCACAGCTTCGCCGTGCTTCCGTCGGAGTTGAAAGAGATGGTTCGATCTGTCCGCGAGGCAGAGATGATGAGGGGAGGAGGATTTAAAGGAATCCATCAAAACGAAGAAGAGCTTCGCCGTTTCGCAAGGCGCGGCCTGCAGGCCACCCGGCACATCGAAGCGGGAGAAATATTTGCGGAGGGGGTCAACTTTGCCATTTTAAGACCCGGCAATCAAACGATTGGAGTGCACCCGCGATTTATCGGAGAGATCGAAGGCAAGACGGCAAAGAGGGAGATCGAGGCGGGCAGCGGTATTCTTTTCGGGGATTGGTGA
- a CDS encoding HAD family hydrolase, protein MPYLDKLKAVLIDFDGTLIDSMPFLFQAYSVMLLKRGVTPTESEFRELTGPTIEEGVLLLQRRYGFNESVEEMLKEWRASLAPLYEEEMVPLPGAMDCVGFLKKRFKVALVTSAEKGLIEPFLKKSGLSFDLIVSKEDELPSKPSPMPYQEALRKLQVVSGEAIAIEDSENGARAALSAGVFTLMLSRERTTLESENVRFVADWKQIKEYIESRYG, encoded by the coding sequence ATGCCCTATCTCGACAAGCTGAAGGCGGTTTTAATCGATTTTGACGGGACTTTGATTGACAGCATGCCCTTCCTCTTCCAGGCCTACAGCGTGATGCTTCTGAAACGGGGAGTGACTCCGACCGAGAGTGAATTCAGGGAGCTGACCGGACCGACTATCGAGGAGGGAGTCTTGCTGCTTCAGCGAAGATACGGCTTCAATGAAAGTGTTGAGGAGATGCTTAAGGAGTGGAGAGCCTCATTAGCCCCATTGTACGAAGAGGAAATGGTGCCCCTGCCGGGAGCAATGGATTGCGTAGGCTTTTTAAAAAAACGCTTTAAAGTAGCCCTTGTGACATCAGCTGAAAAAGGACTCATCGAACCGTTTCTAAAAAAGAGCGGTCTCTCTTTTGATCTGATCGTTTCAAAAGAAGATGAACTGCCATCAAAACCAAGCCCTATGCCCTATCAGGAGGCATTAAGAAAGCTTCAGGTCGTAAGTGGAGAAGCCATTGCCATCGAAGACTCCGAAAATGGTGCACGCGCCGCGTTGAGCGCTGGAGTTTTTACTCTGATGCTCTCACGAGAAAGAACAACACTTGAGAGCGAGAATGTGCGCTTTGTCGCCGATTGGAAGCAAATTAAGGAATACATTGAGAGTCGTTATGGATGA
- a CDS encoding glycosyltransferase, translating into MSSYPITTPFHEIQAGHDRYLLTAQGEVIKEKAYSSNFAKDLAHVLMDSERADYIARCFDEILAPSCLKCDNPNAAMHEWKEALKYYGSLLGSDAKDMYRVFDSFAHQEVRSFIQNNPETAEKFFNAIAKREGYLNSDLSTRSKKVVVLTSSSGGGHVTTANAIKEMIEKKGYEAIILNQDELDKQNDPLYRAGVKYKGEEITMAEVYNRVFQQDNDLNAANELWAIGNRLKAFIPNEQMRKVADKIRHIKPAALFSVATHHQEHASLANMTGTKLNYLHTDFDFNNALLPIADKVKPDLVNFWINAPDPEILKGKKIGDWEVSLLPLMGKNIFVAGYPVRGAFVKENNPAKLDAIRKEKGIERGEKCVLLSMGRQGIRDHILKYLKMALDPKSGIDQPTKIVVICGKNEKLKSEVDEFFKSLPADQKSPFVTVKAEGFVDEKNMADYFKIADAIITKPGGATSAEAAEMGVPMLSVDPHPWEMPNQAYLERHGLAAKLENDESFVHQLKDLMQRKESGIAFRPVGWRGALSNLVAKDLQVKKPYSPRLTKQEALASLFFKKMQGEFSRFAKQMNIKLPSIFGESLIRLPLFA; encoded by the coding sequence ATGAGCAGCTACCCAATCACAACCCCATTTCATGAAATTCAGGCCGGTCATGACCGCTATCTGCTTACAGCCCAGGGCGAGGTGATCAAAGAAAAGGCTTACAGTTCCAATTTTGCCAAGGATTTAGCCCACGTTCTGATGGATTCGGAGCGCGCCGACTACATCGCCCGCTGTTTTGATGAGATTTTAGCGCCTAGCTGCCTTAAATGCGACAATCCTAACGCCGCAATGCATGAGTGGAAGGAGGCGCTGAAATACTACGGTTCCCTGCTTGGATCTGACGCTAAAGACATGTACCGCGTGTTCGACTCCTTTGCGCACCAGGAGGTGCGGAGTTTCATTCAGAACAATCCAGAAACCGCCGAGAAGTTTTTCAACGCGATTGCCAAGAGGGAAGGCTACTTAAACTCAGATCTTAGCACCCGCAGTAAAAAAGTTGTGGTTCTGACTTCTTCATCAGGGGGCGGCCACGTCACCACGGCCAACGCCATCAAAGAGATGATCGAAAAAAAAGGATATGAAGCGATTATCCTCAACCAGGATGAGCTCGACAAGCAAAACGACCCTCTTTACCGGGCCGGTGTGAAGTATAAAGGCGAAGAGATCACAATGGCCGAAGTGTACAACCGCGTCTTTCAGCAAGACAACGACTTGAATGCCGCCAATGAGCTTTGGGCGATCGGCAACAGGTTGAAGGCTTTTATTCCAAACGAACAAATGCGAAAAGTAGCCGACAAAATCCGCCACATAAAACCCGCCGCCCTCTTTTCCGTTGCCACCCATCATCAGGAACACGCCTCTTTGGCCAATATGACAGGGACCAAATTGAACTATCTGCACACCGACTTTGACTTCAACAACGCGCTTCTGCCGATTGCCGATAAGGTAAAACCTGACCTTGTCAACTTCTGGATCAATGCTCCGGATCCCGAGATCTTGAAAGGCAAAAAAATCGGCGACTGGGAAGTCTCCCTGCTGCCCTTAATGGGTAAAAATATCTTTGTGGCAGGCTATCCCGTGCGTGGAGCCTTCGTAAAGGAGAACAATCCGGCCAAACTGGACGCTATCCGCAAAGAGAAAGGAATCGAAAGAGGGGAAAAATGCGTCCTTCTATCGATGGGAAGACAGGGAATACGCGATCACATCCTGAAATACCTGAAGATGGCGCTTGATCCGAAGTCAGGAATCGATCAGCCGACAAAAATTGTCGTAATCTGCGGCAAAAATGAGAAGCTTAAAAGTGAGGTCGACGAATTTTTCAAAAGCCTGCCTGCAGATCAAAAATCTCCCTTTGTGACGGTGAAGGCCGAAGGGTTTGTGGATGAAAAAAACATGGCCGATTACTTTAAGATCGCCGACGCGATCATCACCAAGCCGGGAGGAGCCACTTCCGCCGAAGCCGCCGAGATGGGCGTTCCGATGCTGTCTGTCGATCCACACCCCTGGGAAATGCCCAACCAAGCCTATCTGGAAAGACATGGACTGGCCGCCAAGCTGGAAAATGACGAGTCGTTTGTTCATCAGCTCAAGGATCTGATGCAAAGAAAAGAGAGCGGGATCGCATTCAGGCCTGTTGGCTGGAGAGGCGCTCTAAGTAATCTTGTCGCGAAAGATCTGCAAGTGAAAAAACCCTACAGCCCACGCTTGACCAAGCAAGAAGCTTTGGCTTCGCTGTTTTTCAAGAAAATGCAAGGAGAGTTTTCCCGCTTTGCCAAGCAGATGAACATTAAACTGCCCTCTATTTTTGGTGAGAGCCTGATCCGCTTGCCCCTATTCGCTTAA
- the holA gene encoding DNA polymerase III subunit delta, with protein MKYDSLRAFQKHLQSASPSHFSSTYLLLSKEPFDLKEAVTLLSSALGSGVTVIRLNPEKEGVAPLLNELLTLSLFQGMKLVVVEEADKIAKKEQERLNDWIKGSAKGACLALVSSSLRKNSALFQLVEKYGVILDVPEVKPWAKEKQAVEWILSKAEERKASLDPAAAALLVEWIGSDKDTLLMELEKLTLYTDGKRKISCKDVSALSEAVSKESVFKLAEALFNRDARKAISIQSALKREGIQAIAEIKMLRQQFEVELQVAILASEGHDEAIAALFPYMKGFILQQHKKQALTYGAASLRKGLIAIDKAELMLKSVPADPEMIVDKLIAELC; from the coding sequence ATGAAGTACGACAGTTTGAGAGCATTTCAAAAACACCTGCAGAGCGCCTCGCCATCGCACTTCTCTTCGACCTATCTTTTGCTTTCCAAAGAGCCGTTTGATCTCAAAGAAGCTGTCACCCTCCTTTCTTCGGCCTTGGGTTCCGGTGTCACAGTCATCCGCCTGAATCCGGAAAAAGAGGGGGTAGCCCCCCTGCTCAATGAGCTGTTGACCCTTTCTCTCTTTCAGGGGATGAAATTGGTAGTGGTGGAAGAGGCCGACAAGATCGCCAAAAAGGAACAGGAGCGTCTGAACGATTGGATCAAAGGCAGCGCAAAAGGGGCGTGCCTGGCGCTTGTCTCCTCTTCGCTGCGGAAAAACTCCGCCCTTTTCCAATTGGTTGAAAAATATGGTGTTATCCTCGATGTGCCGGAAGTTAAGCCCTGGGCAAAAGAGAAACAGGCCGTTGAGTGGATCCTGTCCAAAGCGGAAGAGAGAAAAGCCTCTCTTGACCCGGCGGCGGCAGCTTTGCTTGTCGAATGGATTGGCAGCGATAAGGACACGCTTCTCATGGAGCTTGAGAAGCTGACGCTCTACACCGACGGAAAGAGGAAAATATCCTGTAAAGACGTGTCGGCATTATCTGAAGCAGTTTCCAAAGAAAGTGTATTTAAACTGGCGGAAGCGCTTTTTAACAGGGACGCCAGAAAGGCAATTTCGATACAGTCGGCCCTTAAGCGAGAAGGCATCCAGGCCATCGCGGAGATCAAAATGCTGCGCCAGCAGTTTGAAGTGGAGCTGCAAGTGGCTATTTTAGCCAGCGAGGGCCATGATGAGGCGATCGCTGCTCTCTTTCCCTATATGAAGGGATTTATTTTACAGCAGCACAAAAAACAGGCGCTCACCTACGGTGCAGCCTCACTGAGAAAAGGACTCATCGCGATTGACAAGGCGGAGCTGATGCTGAAGAGCGTTCCTGCCGACCCCGAGATGATTGTCGATAAACTTATAGCAGAACTTTGTTAA
- a CDS encoding SAM-dependent methyltransferase has product MALKRGALVILPNLIGEAAVKENLPDAVEKEVASLDGLIAESETAGRRFLGHFIKDRAAQVPIAVFTKKTKDEDIDFYLEPIQKGEKWGLVSDAGLPCIADPGSKLVMRARKVGVKVKALPGPSSIMLSLQLSGLSGQHFTFHGYLPKEHPPLIKKIREMEKTMKATGATQIMIEAPYRNGSLLNLLLENLADDTLLSVMWDLTLPSEGGMTESVATWKKLAKPQLDKRPSVFLIGKE; this is encoded by the coding sequence ATGGCATTGAAACGAGGGGCATTGGTGATTTTGCCCAACCTGATCGGAGAAGCGGCAGTAAAAGAAAATTTACCAGACGCTGTGGAAAAAGAGGTAGCCTCCTTAGACGGGCTGATTGCAGAGAGTGAAACAGCAGGACGGCGCTTCCTGGGCCATTTTATCAAGGACAGAGCCGCGCAAGTGCCTATCGCTGTATTCACAAAAAAAACAAAGGATGAAGACATCGATTTTTATCTTGAGCCCATCCAGAAGGGAGAGAAATGGGGACTTGTATCCGATGCGGGCCTTCCGTGTATCGCAGATCCCGGCAGCAAGCTGGTCATGCGCGCAAGGAAAGTGGGAGTTAAGGTAAAAGCTTTGCCGGGACCCTCATCCATTATGCTCTCCCTGCAGCTTTCAGGACTTTCTGGTCAGCACTTCACCTTTCATGGATATTTGCCGAAGGAGCACCCTCCGCTGATCAAGAAGATTCGGGAGATGGAAAAAACGATGAAAGCAACCGGTGCAACCCAGATCATGATTGAAGCCCCTTACCGCAACGGCTCGCTCTTGAATTTGCTCCTGGAGAACCTCGCCGACGACACTCTTTTATCGGTGATGTGGGACTTAACGCTTCCTTCCGAAGGCGGGATGACAGAGTCGGTAGCCACCTGGAAGAAGCTCGCTAAACCTCAACTCGATAAACGGCCCTCGGTCTTTTTGATTGGAAAGGAATAG
- a CDS encoding ankyrin repeat domain-containing protein, whose translation MTSIGYVATTTTSTLFTKEADDYKEIVSAIGITTTNEAFDILVADVVDFDPKIGGAFGITVLAKSALMGNVELVAHIIAKYGKEIVNHGDMFGMPPIAYAAHCMVVDNGLRVAKVLAMNGADINLAVKQGFFIPELMPVPDGATALWIAVHKTFNTPMVRFLLRRGGTLSPGADLPEPKLVLKARKILQIQRLLLTGHFKRAGTENDSCLASLPLEMFQKIYNEVSSY comes from the coding sequence ATGACCTCTATTGGATATGTAGCGACAACAACAACTAGTACGCTCTTTACAAAAGAGGCGGACGATTATAAGGAAATCGTCAGCGCGATTGGCATCACCACAACGAATGAAGCCTTCGATATTCTGGTTGCCGATGTGGTTGATTTCGATCCCAAAATAGGCGGCGCTTTCGGTATCACCGTCCTTGCTAAAAGTGCGCTTATGGGCAATGTCGAGTTGGTTGCGCATATCATCGCCAAGTATGGCAAGGAGATCGTCAACCATGGCGATATGTTCGGAATGCCCCCTATTGCGTATGCAGCCCACTGCATGGTGGTCGATAACGGGCTCCGGGTGGCCAAGGTGCTTGCCATGAATGGCGCCGATATCAACCTTGCCGTCAAACAGGGTTTTTTCATCCCCGAACTGATGCCCGTTCCTGATGGGGCGACAGCCCTTTGGATTGCCGTCCACAAAACATTCAACACTCCGATGGTGCGGTTTCTTCTAAGGCGGGGAGGGACTCTTAGCCCGGGGGCGGATTTGCCAGAGCCTAAGCTTGTTCTCAAAGCGCGGAAAATACTGCAGATCCAGAGGCTGCTCTTGACGGGCCACTTCAAACGGGCGGGCACGGAAAACGACAGTTGTCTGGCGTCCCTTCCGTTGGAGATGTTTCAGAAAATTTATAACGAGGTTTCCTCTTATTAG
- the hemW gene encoding radical SAM family heme chaperone HemW, with product MVIPLPQPEEISLYFHVPFCKKKCGYCHFFVVKDDKELHESLVQGFIQEIKRAAPILKKRKLVSIYFGGGTPSLLSAMHIETVLNEVTRAIAFSPSDTEITMEFNPESCSKETFHHFKSAGINRASIGIQSFDDALLLSLTREHSAQKGRDAVLASAEAGIDNITIDLMYEIPGQTKKSWDNTLQTATDLPITHLSLYNLTFEEGTSFYRKKSALSLLLPSDEEAKDMLLHAVDHFERENLHRYEISAFAKTGFYSRHNTGYWLGREFFGFGPSAFSYLGGKRLRNTENLKTYLKLCKEGDSPIDFEEELEREGKLRELFTISLRLSQGVAIKEFEERFMPLSQKLMEEVANLEKKEFLRTDGARISLTEKGRLFFNDVASELI from the coding sequence ATGGTAATACCTCTTCCCCAGCCTGAGGAAATCAGCCTGTATTTTCATGTTCCTTTCTGCAAAAAAAAGTGCGGATATTGCCATTTTTTTGTCGTAAAGGATGACAAAGAGCTCCATGAGAGCTTAGTACAGGGGTTTATCCAAGAGATTAAAAGAGCCGCCCCCATCTTAAAAAAGAGAAAACTGGTCTCAATTTATTTTGGCGGCGGCACCCCCTCCCTTCTCTCTGCAATGCATATCGAGACCGTACTCAACGAGGTCACTAGGGCTATCGCCTTTTCGCCCTCTGATACGGAAATCACGATGGAGTTCAACCCGGAATCGTGTTCCAAAGAGACTTTTCACCATTTCAAATCTGCCGGCATCAACAGAGCCAGCATCGGCATCCAAAGCTTTGACGACGCCCTGCTTCTGTCTCTGACACGGGAGCATAGCGCCCAAAAAGGGCGTGACGCCGTCTTGGCCTCGGCCGAAGCGGGAATCGACAATATCACGATTGATCTGATGTATGAAATTCCGGGACAGACGAAGAAGTCATGGGACAACACTCTTCAGACAGCAACCGACCTGCCGATCACCCATCTTTCACTCTACAACCTCACCTTTGAGGAAGGCACTTCCTTTTATCGAAAAAAAAGCGCATTGAGCCTACTCCTTCCTTCCGATGAGGAGGCCAAAGATATGCTTTTGCATGCTGTCGATCATTTTGAGCGGGAAAACCTTCACCGCTATGAGATCTCCGCTTTTGCCAAGACCGGCTTTTACTCCCGCCACAACACCGGCTACTGGCTTGGAAGAGAATTTTTTGGATTCGGCCCGTCCGCCTTCAGTTATCTGGGCGGCAAGAGACTGCGCAATACGGAAAATCTCAAAACATATCTTAAGCTCTGCAAAGAGGGAGACAGCCCGATCGACTTCGAAGAAGAGCTCGAAAGAGAGGGCAAGCTCAGGGAGCTTTTCACAATCAGCCTTCGGCTCTCTCAAGGTGTCGCCATCAAAGAATTTGAGGAGAGGTTTATGCCACTTTCCCAAAAACTCATGGAAGAGGTGGCTAATCTGGAGAAGAAGGAATTTCTTCGCACAGATGGCGCAAGAATCTCCCTTACCGAAAAAGGGCGCCTTTTTTTCAACGACGTCGCATCCGAGTTAATCTAG